In Musa acuminata AAA Group cultivar baxijiao chromosome BXJ2-8, Cavendish_Baxijiao_AAA, whole genome shotgun sequence, one genomic interval encodes:
- the LOC135581226 gene encoding uncharacterized protein LOC135581226 isoform X1: protein MGSLGMEVVKGRKAMWLYPRVTGFNPPERWGHSACFFEGVVYIFGGCCGGLHFSDVLTLNLETMAWSSLVTTGQKPGSRDSHSTAIVGHKMIVLGGTNGTKKVNDLHILDLTTKEWSQPNCNGTPPSPRESHTATVIGDGKLLIFGGSGEGEANYLNDVHILDLKNMTWTSPEVKGDPPAPRDSHTAIAIGDKLLIYGGDCGDRYHGEVDVLNMETMTWSRLAVKGSSPGVRAGHAAVNIGTKVYVIGGVGDKQYYSDVWVLDVGICSWVQLEIRGQQPQGRFSHTAVVTNNDIAIYGGCGEDERPLNEFIILQLGSEHPNGRYNISMCKIFGSHWIQEKRKFFRTENLQTAVVPKNGEQSRRSSEVEVEPRNSMALEHMNVKRRKTNDARVSENESEPEEHSLSLSQHSSPSQSDQEQNIVQKLSTSANDSILPQQFARVKLYNHREPVKNVQRSTKDTHFLGGESPRQPKAEQFLRAVPPLRQECVLLGAEPKPQLRPCFSPLIGAEVHGTVDGAFDSGYLMTANVNGQILRGVLFSPGPAVAAPRPAINSQGLTCATAIFQHSPSPHAIPVHVRPPRQPISGVLPEYGHHLKQTPQVQVVKAQPLKFKGDMQDVVLTLGGPGGGGLS, encoded by the exons ATGGGATCGTTGGGTATGGAGGTGGTGAAGGGGAGGAAGGCTATGTGGCTCTACCCGAGGGTGACCGGCTTCAACCCCCCTGAGAGATGGGGGCACTCGGCTTGCTTCTTCGAAGGGGTTGTGTACATTTTTGGA GGATGCTGCGGGGGATTGCATTTTAGTGATGTCCTCACTCTTAATCTTGAAACCATGGCCTGGAGCTCCCTCGTTACCACAGGTCAGAAGCCTGGCAGCCGAGACAGTCACAGTACTGCAATTGTGGGACACAAGATGATTGTACTAGGAGGCACCAATGGCACAAAGAAGGTCAATGATCTCCACATATTAGATCTGACGACAAAAGAGTGGAGTCAGCCTAATTGCAACGGCACGCCGCCTTCACCGCGTGAAAGTCACACTGCCACGGTCATAGGAGATGGCAAACTATTGATATTTGGTGGTAGCGGAGAAGGGGAAGCAAATTACTTGAATGATGTTCATATACTAGATTTAAAGAACATGACATGGACTTCTCCAGAGGTAAAGGGAGACCCTCCTGCACCAAGGGATAGCCACACTGCAATAGCTATCGGAGACAAGCTTCTCATATATGGTGGAGACTGTGGCGATCGGTACCATGGGGAAGTCGACGTGCTCAACATGGAGACCATGACTTGGTCAAGG TTGGCAGTTAAAGGATCATCTCCTGGAGTCAGAGCAGGTCATGCTGCTGTGAACATAGGGACCAAG GTTTATGTCATAGGTGGAGTTGGTGATAAGCAATATTACAGTGATGTTTGGGTTCTCGATGTTGGGATATGCTCATGGGTTCAGCTTGAGATACGGGGTCAGCAACCACAAGGGAGGTTTTCGCACACTGCTGTAGTTACCAACAATGACATTGCCATATATGGAGG ATGCGGGGAGGATGAGCGGCCTCTAAATGAGTTTATCATTCTGCAGTTGGGATCCGAGCATCCCAATGGGCGGTATAACATCTCCATGTGCAAAATTTTTGGCAGCCACTGGATTCAAGAGAAGCGAAAATTTTTTAGGACAGAAAATTTG CAAACTGCTGTGGTTCCAAAAAATGGGGAACAGAGTCGTAGATCCAGTGAAGTGGAAGTAGAACCAAGGAACTCAATGGCATTGG AACATATGAATGTTAAAAGGAGGAAAACCAATGATGCAAGAGTGTCAGAGAATGAATCAGAGCcggaagaacattctctttcgctCTCCCAACATTCGTCTCCATCGCAATCTGACCAAGAGCAGAATATAGTTCAGAAGCTGTCGACTTCTGCTAATGACTCCATTTTGCCTCAACAATTTGCTCGGGTGAAGCTATATAATCATAGGGAACCAGTAAAAAATGTTCAAAGGAGTACCAAGGATACACACTTCTTGGGTGGTGAATCTCCTAGGCAGCCAAAGGCCGAGCAGTTCCTTCGTGCCGTGCCACCACTTAGGCAAGAGTGTGTATTACTAGGAGCAGAACCGAAGCCTCAACTTAGACCTTGTTTCTCTCCCTTG ATTGGAGCTGAAGTTCATGGAACTGTGGATGGAGCTTTTGACTCCGGGTACCTCATGACCGCTAATGTTAATGGTCAAATTCTCAGAGGTGTCTTGTTCAGTCCG GGTCCAGCTGTTGCAGCTCCGAGGCCTGCGATAAATTCACAGGGTTTGACTTGCGCCACTGCAATTTTCCAGCATTCTCCAAGTCCACATGCCATACCTGTTCATGTCAGGCCACCACGGCAGCCGATCTCTGGTGTGCTACCTGAATATGGTCATCATTTGAAGCAAACTCCGCAAGTGCAAGTGGTTAAAGCCCAGCCATTGAAGTTCAAAGGTGATATGCAAGATGTAGTCCTCACACTGGGAGGACCAGGTGGAGGTGGTCTGTCTTAA
- the LOC135581226 gene encoding acyl-CoA-binding domain-containing protein 4-like isoform X2, protein MIAHVVVAVTICYCFILGLRSVFMIFVWGCCGGLHFSDVLTLNLETMAWSSLVTTGQKPGSRDSHSTAIVGHKMIVLGGTNGTKKVNDLHILDLTTKEWSQPNCNGTPPSPRESHTATVIGDGKLLIFGGSGEGEANYLNDVHILDLKNMTWTSPEVKGDPPAPRDSHTAIAIGDKLLIYGGDCGDRYHGEVDVLNMETMTWSRLAVKGSSPGVRAGHAAVNIGTKVYVIGGVGDKQYYSDVWVLDVGICSWVQLEIRGQQPQGRFSHTAVVTNNDIAIYGGCGEDERPLNEFIILQLGSEHPNGRYNISMCKIFGSHWIQEKRKFFRTENLQTAVVPKNGEQSRRSSEVEVEPRNSMALEHMNVKRRKTNDARVSENESEPEEHSLSLSQHSSPSQSDQEQNIVQKLSTSANDSILPQQFARVKLYNHREPVKNVQRSTKDTHFLGGESPRQPKAEQFLRAVPPLRQECVLLGAEPKPQLRPCFSPLIGAEVHGTVDGAFDSGYLMTANVNGQILRGVLFSPGPAVAAPRPAINSQGLTCATAIFQHSPSPHAIPVHVRPPRQPISGVLPEYGHHLKQTPQVQVVKAQPLKFKGDMQDVVLTLGGPGGGGLS, encoded by the exons ATGATAGCACACGTTGTAGTAGCTGTTACCATCTGCTATTGTTTTATCCTGGGATTGCGCTCCGTCTTCATGATATTTGTTTGG GGATGCTGCGGGGGATTGCATTTTAGTGATGTCCTCACTCTTAATCTTGAAACCATGGCCTGGAGCTCCCTCGTTACCACAGGTCAGAAGCCTGGCAGCCGAGACAGTCACAGTACTGCAATTGTGGGACACAAGATGATTGTACTAGGAGGCACCAATGGCACAAAGAAGGTCAATGATCTCCACATATTAGATCTGACGACAAAAGAGTGGAGTCAGCCTAATTGCAACGGCACGCCGCCTTCACCGCGTGAAAGTCACACTGCCACGGTCATAGGAGATGGCAAACTATTGATATTTGGTGGTAGCGGAGAAGGGGAAGCAAATTACTTGAATGATGTTCATATACTAGATTTAAAGAACATGACATGGACTTCTCCAGAGGTAAAGGGAGACCCTCCTGCACCAAGGGATAGCCACACTGCAATAGCTATCGGAGACAAGCTTCTCATATATGGTGGAGACTGTGGCGATCGGTACCATGGGGAAGTCGACGTGCTCAACATGGAGACCATGACTTGGTCAAGG TTGGCAGTTAAAGGATCATCTCCTGGAGTCAGAGCAGGTCATGCTGCTGTGAACATAGGGACCAAG GTTTATGTCATAGGTGGAGTTGGTGATAAGCAATATTACAGTGATGTTTGGGTTCTCGATGTTGGGATATGCTCATGGGTTCAGCTTGAGATACGGGGTCAGCAACCACAAGGGAGGTTTTCGCACACTGCTGTAGTTACCAACAATGACATTGCCATATATGGAGG ATGCGGGGAGGATGAGCGGCCTCTAAATGAGTTTATCATTCTGCAGTTGGGATCCGAGCATCCCAATGGGCGGTATAACATCTCCATGTGCAAAATTTTTGGCAGCCACTGGATTCAAGAGAAGCGAAAATTTTTTAGGACAGAAAATTTG CAAACTGCTGTGGTTCCAAAAAATGGGGAACAGAGTCGTAGATCCAGTGAAGTGGAAGTAGAACCAAGGAACTCAATGGCATTGG AACATATGAATGTTAAAAGGAGGAAAACCAATGATGCAAGAGTGTCAGAGAATGAATCAGAGCcggaagaacattctctttcgctCTCCCAACATTCGTCTCCATCGCAATCTGACCAAGAGCAGAATATAGTTCAGAAGCTGTCGACTTCTGCTAATGACTCCATTTTGCCTCAACAATTTGCTCGGGTGAAGCTATATAATCATAGGGAACCAGTAAAAAATGTTCAAAGGAGTACCAAGGATACACACTTCTTGGGTGGTGAATCTCCTAGGCAGCCAAAGGCCGAGCAGTTCCTTCGTGCCGTGCCACCACTTAGGCAAGAGTGTGTATTACTAGGAGCAGAACCGAAGCCTCAACTTAGACCTTGTTTCTCTCCCTTG ATTGGAGCTGAAGTTCATGGAACTGTGGATGGAGCTTTTGACTCCGGGTACCTCATGACCGCTAATGTTAATGGTCAAATTCTCAGAGGTGTCTTGTTCAGTCCG GGTCCAGCTGTTGCAGCTCCGAGGCCTGCGATAAATTCACAGGGTTTGACTTGCGCCACTGCAATTTTCCAGCATTCTCCAAGTCCACATGCCATACCTGTTCATGTCAGGCCACCACGGCAGCCGATCTCTGGTGTGCTACCTGAATATGGTCATCATTTGAAGCAAACTCCGCAAGTGCAAGTGGTTAAAGCCCAGCCATTGAAGTTCAAAGGTGATATGCAAGATGTAGTCCTCACACTGGGAGGACCAGGTGGAGGTGGTCTGTCTTAA